The Streptomyces camelliae genome window below encodes:
- a CDS encoding cell division protein FtsK has protein sequence MNHPDDNELFNRLEAEMAADSRPDSGGEVVDLDKARSARSESADPTARPDVDRSPDSGAARSGAESADPTVRVMVDQPTPTVTGPGYLGRLAGARRRAVVPVWLRSMAELRTAATWVARHYAHTAGYHALRAPVYAARLTLQAPTGTARFIGGTMRWVADREGEPVRLAAVRREDAAEYLKLSRQRDGRVRLRTLVAVLALFVGVGAALAIYVLAPDWLQAVSVSAVVMALGYAGRKADAPVIHKAVELPDAPKLTSDIVLRALGALGIPAINQAQGKGRDGFAFTAPITRDGPGWRAEGDLPYGVTVTDVMDRRERLASGLRRPLGCVWPESVPDEHTGRLVLWVGDQDMSKTPAPVWPLAKSGAVDLFKPAAFSTDQRGRWVEVTLMYIAGVIGAIPRMGKTFLLRLLMLIAALDPRAELHTYDMKGTGDLDPVGDAVSYRHRAGEDEEDFEYALADMREVRGELRRRAKVIRSLPRDICPESKVTTELANMPTLGLHPIVIGVDECQKWFEHPKYGAEFEEICTDLVKRGPATGIVLLLATQRPDAKSLPTGISANASARWCLKVMGQLENDMVLGTSSYKRGVRATMFSWADKGICYFVGEGADARIVRSVFVDAVAAENIALRARGAREVAGTLAGYALGHEPEVSESARYDLLADILAVVPSEEPKVWSETVVARLAELRPDVYAGWEPEQLAYMLKPHGVPTLQVWGKTDSGKGANRRGIERARITAAIAERDGKRDAG, from the coding sequence GTGAACCACCCCGACGACAACGAACTCTTCAACCGACTCGAAGCCGAGATGGCCGCCGACTCCCGCCCCGACTCGGGGGGAGAGGTGGTCGACCTCGACAAGGCCCGGTCGGCCCGCTCCGAGTCGGCCGACCCGACTGCCCGACCGGATGTCGACCGGTCGCCCGACTCCGGCGCGGCTCGGTCGGGTGCCGAATCGGCCGACCCGACCGTCCGCGTGATGGTCGACCAGCCGACCCCGACCGTCACCGGTCCGGGCTACCTCGGTCGGCTCGCGGGTGCCCGGCGCCGGGCGGTCGTCCCGGTGTGGCTGCGCTCAATGGCCGAGCTGCGGACCGCCGCGACGTGGGTGGCCCGCCACTACGCGCACACTGCCGGGTACCACGCCCTGCGGGCCCCGGTCTACGCCGCCCGCCTCACCCTCCAGGCGCCGACTGGTACTGCCCGGTTCATCGGCGGCACCATGCGGTGGGTGGCCGACCGCGAGGGCGAACCGGTCCGACTCGCCGCGGTCCGCCGCGAGGACGCCGCGGAGTACCTGAAGCTGTCGCGGCAGCGCGACGGCCGGGTCCGGCTCCGGACCCTGGTGGCGGTGCTGGCCCTGTTCGTCGGAGTCGGCGCGGCCCTGGCCATCTACGTGCTCGCCCCCGACTGGCTTCAAGCGGTGTCGGTGAGCGCGGTCGTGATGGCGCTCGGCTACGCCGGCCGCAAGGCGGACGCCCCGGTCATCCACAAGGCTGTGGAACTGCCGGACGCGCCCAAGCTCACCAGTGACATCGTGCTGCGGGCGCTGGGTGCGCTGGGCATTCCGGCGATCAACCAGGCGCAGGGCAAGGGCCGGGACGGCTTCGCCTTCACCGCCCCGATCACCCGGGACGGCCCCGGCTGGCGCGCGGAGGGCGACCTCCCGTACGGCGTGACCGTCACCGACGTCATGGACCGCCGCGAGCGGCTCGCGTCCGGTCTGCGCCGCCCGCTGGGGTGCGTGTGGCCGGAGTCGGTCCCGGACGAGCACACCGGCCGCCTGGTGCTGTGGGTGGGCGATCAGGACATGTCCAAGACCCCGGCGCCGGTGTGGCCGCTGGCCAAGTCGGGGGCGGTGGACCTGTTCAAGCCCGCCGCGTTCTCCACCGACCAGCGCGGACGCTGGGTCGAGGTCACGCTCATGTACATCGCGGGCGTGATCGGCGCGATCCCCCGCATGGGCAAGACGTTCCTTCTGCGCCTGCTCATGCTGATCGCCGCCCTGGACCCGCGCGCCGAGCTGCACACCTACGACATGAAGGGCACCGGCGACCTGGACCCGGTCGGCGACGCCGTCTCCTACCGGCACCGCGCCGGCGAGGACGAGGAGGACTTCGAATACGCGCTCGCCGACATGCGCGAGGTCCGCGGCGAGCTGCGCCGCCGCGCCAAGGTGATCCGCTCCCTGCCCCGGGACATCTGCCCGGAGTCGAAGGTCACCACCGAGCTGGCGAACATGCCCACGCTCGGGCTGCACCCGATCGTGATCGGGGTGGACGAGTGCCAGAAGTGGTTCGAACACCCCAAGTACGGGGCGGAGTTCGAGGAGATCTGCACCGACCTGGTCAAGCGCGGCCCGGCCACCGGGATCGTGCTGCTGCTGGCCACGCAGCGCCCGGACGCCAAGTCGCTGCCCACGGGCATCTCCGCGAACGCGTCGGCCCGCTGGTGCCTGAAGGTCATGGGCCAGCTGGAGAACGACATGGTGCTCGGCACGTCCAGCTACAAGCGCGGCGTGCGGGCCACCATGTTCAGCTGGGCCGACAAGGGCATCTGCTACTTCGTCGGCGAGGGAGCGGACGCCCGCATCGTCCGCTCCGTGTTCGTGGACGCGGTGGCCGCGGAGAACATCGCTCTGCGGGCCCGCGGCGCCCGCGAGGTGGCCGGAACGCTCGCCGGGTACGCCCTCGGACACGAGCCCGAGGTGAGCGAGTCGGCCCGGTACGACCTGCTCGCCGACATCCTCGCCGTCGTCCCGTCCGAGGAGCCCAAGGTGTGGTCCGAAACGGTCGTCGCCCGGCTCGCCGAGCTGCGGCCCGACGTCTACGCCGGGTGGGAGCCCGAACAGCTCGCCTACATGCTCAAGCCGCACGGCGTGCCCACCTTGCAGGTGTGGGGCAAGACGGACTCCGGCAAGGGCGCCAACCGGCGCGGCATCGAGCGGGCCCGCATCACGGCCGCGATTGCGGAGCGTGACGGAAAGCGGGACGCGGGCTGA
- a CDS encoding single-stranded DNA-binding protein, whose translation MAVGETPITVVGNLTDDPELRFTPSGAALAKFSVASTPRTYDKTSGQWQDGTAMFLRCTAWRDLAEHVADSLTKGTRVVVTGRLRQHNWQTDQGENRSMLALEVDDIGPSLQFATAKVERVQRKGVTSAPAADPWNTAAPASSGRGVSAPAGDRRQGDEPPF comes from the coding sequence ATGGCCGTGGGAGAGACCCCCATCACCGTCGTCGGCAACCTCACCGACGACCCCGAACTCCGCTTCACCCCCTCCGGTGCCGCGCTGGCCAAGTTCTCCGTCGCCTCCACCCCGCGCACCTACGACAAGACCTCCGGCCAGTGGCAGGACGGCACCGCGATGTTCCTGCGCTGCACCGCATGGCGCGACCTCGCCGAACACGTCGCCGACAGCCTGACCAAGGGCACGCGCGTGGTCGTCACCGGTCGTCTGCGTCAGCACAACTGGCAGACGGACCAGGGGGAGAACCGCTCGATGCTCGCCCTGGAGGTGGACGACATCGGCCCCTCGCTTCAGTTCGCCACGGCCAAAGTCGAACGCGTCCAACGCAAGGGCGTCACCTCCGCCCCGGCCGCCGACCCGTGGAACACCGCCGCCCCCGCCTCCAGCGGGCGGGGCGTGTCCGCCCCTGCCGGCGATCGGCGGCAGGGCGACGAACCGCCGTTCTAG
- a CDS encoding bifunctional DNA primase/polymerase, which translates to MTQHAAFGEGQPARTTQTSRASLRVPLGARDHLRTALALAEAGVPVLPLREGKGPFGNCHACTHGACGGRPNMKSAGTCHCPAPCHAWAAATTDPRVITSPAWAAAWRAAGVVGYHPAGCGLTVVDLDNARALDWARHTLPATRTVPTTRGEHWLYLGTMQSANAVRPGVDIKSRMVYARWLGPGTGTMTSLPSTARALVVKEEATPARAGVASSLPMRATWDRSVAHGCRHTERYIRTGLERGLAMVTAHTESGAGSQAFGVARFLAAQHTQCPGPCGLDAIGEEIVAAAVAVGVPEPYAQRAVANGLATGKEHAA; encoded by the coding sequence ATGACCCAACACGCGGCATTCGGCGAGGGCCAACCGGCCCGAACCACCCAGACGAGCCGCGCCTCCCTCCGCGTCCCGCTCGGCGCCCGTGACCACTTGCGGACCGCCCTGGCCCTGGCAGAAGCGGGCGTTCCGGTGCTGCCCCTGCGAGAAGGCAAGGGGCCCTTCGGCAACTGCCACGCCTGCACCCACGGGGCCTGCGGCGGCCGACCCAACATGAAGAGCGCAGGGACCTGCCACTGCCCCGCCCCGTGCCACGCCTGGGCCGCAGCGACCACCGACCCCCGCGTGATCACCTCCCCCGCCTGGGCTGCGGCATGGCGTGCGGCCGGAGTGGTCGGCTACCACCCCGCCGGATGCGGGCTCACCGTCGTGGACCTGGACAACGCCCGCGCCCTGGACTGGGCACGCCATACGCTCCCGGCCACCCGGACCGTTCCCACCACCCGCGGCGAGCACTGGCTCTACCTGGGGACCATGCAGTCCGCCAACGCCGTCCGGCCCGGCGTGGACATCAAATCCCGCATGGTCTACGCCCGCTGGCTCGGACCCGGCACCGGCACCATGACGTCCCTGCCGTCCACCGCCCGCGCCCTGGTGGTGAAGGAAGAAGCCACCCCCGCCCGCGCCGGGGTGGCCTCTTCCCTCCCCATGCGCGCCACCTGGGACCGGTCCGTAGCCCACGGATGCCGCCACACCGAGCGCTACATCCGCACCGGCCTGGAACGCGGCCTCGCCATGGTCACCGCCCACACCGAATCCGGCGCCGGATCACAGGCGTTCGGCGTGGCCCGGTTCCTGGCAGCCCAGCACACCCAGTGTCCCGGACCGTGCGGCCTGGACGCCATCGGCGAAGAGATCGTGGCCGCGGCCGTCGCGGTCGGCGTCCCCGAGCCGTACGCGCAACGGGCCGTCGCCAACGGCCTCGCCACCGGCAAGGAGCACGCCGCATGA
- a CDS encoding DNA primase family protein, with product MTAEELPAPSNPLAVARRILPDWQTEDGQLAYRRWRGSWMRWTGTCWRELDEAQVRKSMYERLEHAVYQAPGKDGQPEERDWAPTKPKISNLLDALGSITLLPTDLDAPTWFDANGNASDQDHGPIVACENGLLRIRDRALLPHGPGFFNFVSVPFAYDPDATAPTWEWFLGEVWPNDLDAIQAVQDWFGYILSGRTDQQKILLMVGPSRSGKGTIARVLKELVGKDNLAGPTLAGLGTNFGLSTLIGKPLAVIADARLSGNDNSQVVERLLTISGEDTIDVDRKYRQVWTGKLPTRLMILSNELPHFGDSSGVIARRFVLLNMTVSWLGREDPTLFDRLRAEMPGILNWALDGLARLQRTGRITEPASSREAITTMQDTASPTSAFIRERCTTGPTCSVPVDALWAVWREWAEDNGVRPGTKQVFGRNLLSVVPQLSRSRPRDAYGRQVVTYTGITLNVSEPHLPESRLIASQSLSESR from the coding sequence ATGACCGCCGAGGAACTGCCCGCACCCTCCAACCCGCTCGCCGTCGCCCGCCGCATCCTGCCCGACTGGCAGACCGAGGACGGACAGCTTGCCTACCGGCGCTGGCGCGGCTCGTGGATGCGCTGGACCGGCACCTGCTGGCGGGAGCTGGACGAAGCCCAGGTACGCAAGAGCATGTACGAGCGCCTCGAACACGCCGTCTACCAGGCACCCGGCAAGGACGGACAGCCCGAGGAACGCGACTGGGCACCGACCAAGCCGAAAATCAGCAACCTCCTCGACGCGCTCGGATCCATCACTCTCCTGCCCACCGACCTGGACGCGCCCACGTGGTTCGACGCCAACGGCAACGCGAGCGACCAGGACCACGGGCCCATCGTGGCGTGTGAGAACGGGCTGCTGAGGATCCGCGACCGGGCGCTACTGCCGCACGGGCCCGGGTTCTTCAACTTCGTCTCCGTCCCCTTCGCCTACGACCCGGACGCCACCGCACCGACATGGGAATGGTTCCTGGGGGAGGTCTGGCCCAACGACCTGGACGCCATCCAGGCGGTACAGGACTGGTTCGGCTACATCCTGTCCGGGCGCACCGACCAACAGAAGATCCTGCTCATGGTCGGCCCGTCCCGCTCGGGCAAGGGCACCATCGCCCGCGTGCTGAAAGAGCTGGTCGGCAAAGACAACCTCGCCGGCCCCACCCTCGCCGGACTCGGCACGAACTTCGGGCTGTCCACCCTGATCGGCAAGCCACTGGCGGTCATCGCCGATGCCCGGCTGTCCGGCAACGACAACAGCCAGGTCGTGGAACGGCTGTTGACGATCTCCGGTGAGGACACCATCGACGTCGACCGCAAGTACCGCCAGGTGTGGACCGGCAAGCTCCCCACGCGCCTGATGATCCTGTCCAACGAGCTGCCGCACTTCGGCGACTCCTCCGGGGTCATCGCCCGCCGGTTCGTGCTGCTCAACATGACCGTGTCGTGGCTGGGCAGGGAGGACCCCACCCTGTTCGACCGGCTCAGGGCAGAGATGCCCGGGATCCTGAACTGGGCCCTCGACGGCCTCGCCCGCCTCCAGCGAACCGGCCGGATCACCGAACCGGCATCCAGCCGCGAGGCGATCACCACCATGCAGGACACCGCCTCACCCACGTCCGCGTTCATCCGCGAACGCTGCACCACCGGACCCACGTGCAGCGTCCCCGTGGACGCACTGTGGGCGGTCTGGCGGGAGTGGGCCGAAGACAACGGCGTCCGCCCCGGCACGAAGCAAGTCTTCGGCCGCAACCTGCTCTCCGTGGTCCCCCAGCTCAGCCGCTCGCGGCCCCGCGACGCGTACGGCCGGCAGGTGGTCACCTACACCGGGATCACCCTGAACGTGTCCGAACCACATTTGCCTGAGTCGCGACTCATCGCGTCTCAGAGCCTCTCTGAGAGCCGCTGA
- a CDS encoding helix-turn-helix domain-containing protein produces the protein MYFQLVEETVSAPASVRDDPRANLRGGLPDRYLTPDDIADMFGVPLETVYQWRRKRTGPPGFRIGKHLRYDPADVRAYVIQRKSACQGAA, from the coding sequence ATGTATTTCCAACTCGTGGAGGAGACTGTGAGCGCGCCCGCCTCCGTCCGAGACGACCCCCGCGCCAACCTTCGCGGCGGACTCCCGGACCGCTACCTCACCCCCGACGACATCGCCGACATGTTCGGCGTGCCGCTCGAAACCGTCTACCAGTGGCGCAGGAAGCGCACCGGACCGCCCGGCTTCCGCATCGGCAAGCACCTCCGTTACGACCCGGCCGACGTGCGCGCCTATGTCATTCAGCGCAAGAGCGCCTGCCAGGGCGCCGCGTAG
- a CDS encoding tyrosine-type recombinase/integrase, with amino-acid sequence MAGHIQDRWYKTETASNGKTSRVKTDRYGTGLRYRARYVAPDGTERSKSFPDKQKRLAEAWLTQIAADMTRGQYVDPSAGKETFREFATQWLASQTTDPSTIVNMELRFRLHAFPYIGSRSLSAFQPAHIRTWARALADSGMAASYQRTVFANVSAVFGAAVDDGILTRNPCRAGSVRAPKLDRRKIKPWTRDRVVAVRDGLPIQYATTADIGAGCGLRQGEIFGLAVDEVDFVGGVVHVVRQVKLVGPHMVFAPPKGGKLRDVPLPDVVSGALAAHITRRPPIDVTLPWKTPDGPPVTAKLLFYSRERKALNRNYFNMYLWKPALIAAGVIPERAPGERFKQSREHGMHALRHYYASVLLDSGENIKALAEYLGHSDPGFTLRTYTHLMPNSQDRARRAIDAAFGVPGAGAAPAKPLH; translated from the coding sequence ATGGCTGGCCATATCCAAGACCGTTGGTACAAGACCGAGACGGCGTCCAACGGCAAGACGAGCAGGGTAAAGACCGACCGATACGGGACTGGCTTGCGCTACCGGGCGCGCTACGTCGCGCCGGATGGGACCGAACGCAGCAAGTCTTTCCCGGACAAGCAGAAGCGGCTTGCGGAAGCCTGGCTAACTCAGATCGCGGCTGACATGACCCGTGGCCAGTACGTTGACCCGTCGGCCGGCAAGGAGACGTTCAGGGAGTTCGCCACTCAGTGGCTGGCGTCCCAGACCACGGACCCTTCCACCATCGTGAACATGGAGCTGAGGTTCCGGCTGCACGCCTTCCCCTACATCGGTTCTCGCTCCCTGAGCGCGTTCCAACCTGCCCATATCCGCACGTGGGCACGGGCCCTGGCAGACTCCGGGATGGCAGCGTCGTATCAGCGGACGGTCTTCGCGAACGTCTCCGCTGTGTTCGGCGCTGCCGTGGACGACGGCATTCTGACCCGGAACCCCTGCCGTGCAGGCTCAGTGCGGGCGCCCAAACTGGATCGGCGGAAGATCAAGCCGTGGACGCGTGACCGGGTGGTCGCCGTCCGGGATGGACTCCCGATCCAGTACGCGACGACCGCCGACATCGGTGCCGGGTGCGGCTTGCGGCAGGGAGAGATCTTCGGGCTTGCCGTGGACGAAGTTGACTTCGTCGGGGGAGTGGTGCACGTCGTGCGACAGGTCAAGCTGGTCGGCCCGCACATGGTGTTCGCCCCACCCAAGGGCGGCAAGCTGCGAGACGTGCCGCTGCCCGACGTGGTGTCGGGTGCGCTCGCCGCGCACATCACCCGACGGCCCCCCATCGACGTCACTCTGCCGTGGAAGACCCCGGACGGACCGCCGGTCACGGCGAAACTGCTTTTCTACTCGCGGGAGCGGAAGGCGCTGAACAGGAACTACTTCAACATGTACCTGTGGAAGCCAGCCCTGATCGCCGCCGGCGTCATTCCGGAACGGGCTCCAGGGGAGCGGTTCAAACAGTCGCGCGAACACGGTATGCACGCATTGCGGCACTACTACGCGTCGGTCTTGCTGGACTCGGGAGAGAACATCAAGGCCCTGGCCGAGTACCTCGGTCACTCCGACCCAGGATTCACGCTCCGGACGTACACGCACCTCATGCCGAACAGCCAGGACCGTGCCCGCAGGGCCATTGATGCCGCATTCGGCGTGCCGGGTGCGGGCGCGGCCCCGGCCAAGCCGCTGCACTGA
- the glnA gene encoding type I glutamate--ammonia ligase, with protein sequence MFQNADEAKKFIADEDVKFVDVRFCDLPGVMQHFTVPVEAFDPDEELAFDGSSIRGFQAIHESDMALRADLSTARVDPFRRDKTLNINFFIHDPITGEQYSRDPRNVAKKAEAYLASTGIADTAYFGPEAEFYVFDSVRFATSANESFYHIDSEAGAWNTGALEDNRGYKVRYKGGYFPVPPVDHFADLRAEISLELERSGLKVERQHHEVGTAGQAEINYKFNTLLAAADDLQLFKYIVKNVAWRNGKTATFMPKPIFGDNGSGMHVHQSLWSNGDPLFYDEAGYAGLSDTARFYIGGILKHAPSLLAFTNPTVNSYHRLVPGFEAPINLVYSQRNRSAAMRIPITGSNPKAKRVEFRAPDSSGNPYLAFSALLLAGLDGIKNKIEPAEPIDKDLYELAPEEHANVAQVPTSLNAVLDALEADHEFLLQGDVFTSDLIETWIDFKRTNEIAPLQLRPHPHEFELYFDV encoded by the coding sequence ATGTTCCAGAACGCCGACGAGGCCAAGAAGTTCATCGCGGACGAGGACGTCAAGTTCGTCGACGTCCGCTTCTGCGACCTGCCGGGCGTCATGCAGCACTTCACGGTGCCCGTCGAGGCGTTCGACCCCGACGAGGAGCTGGCCTTCGACGGATCGTCGATCCGTGGTTTCCAGGCCATCCACGAGTCCGACATGGCGCTGCGCGCCGACCTGTCCACGGCCCGGGTCGACCCCTTCCGCCGGGACAAGACGCTCAACATCAACTTCTTCATCCACGACCCGATCACGGGCGAGCAGTACTCCCGTGACCCGCGCAACGTGGCGAAGAAGGCGGAGGCGTACCTCGCGTCGACCGGTATCGCGGACACCGCGTACTTCGGCCCCGAGGCCGAGTTCTACGTCTTCGACAGCGTGCGTTTCGCCACCTCGGCGAACGAGTCCTTCTACCACATCGACTCCGAGGCGGGCGCCTGGAACACCGGTGCGCTGGAGGACAACCGCGGTTACAAGGTCCGCTACAAGGGCGGCTACTTCCCGGTCCCGCCGGTCGACCACTTCGCCGACCTGCGCGCCGAGATCTCCCTGGAGCTGGAGCGGTCCGGCCTGAAGGTCGAGCGCCAGCACCACGAGGTGGGCACCGCCGGCCAGGCCGAGATCAACTACAAGTTCAACACGCTGCTCGCCGCCGCCGACGACCTCCAGCTCTTCAAGTACATCGTGAAGAACGTGGCCTGGCGCAACGGCAAGACCGCGACCTTCATGCCGAAGCCGATCTTCGGTGACAACGGCTCGGGCATGCACGTGCACCAGTCGCTGTGGAGCAACGGCGACCCGCTGTTCTACGACGAGGCCGGTTACGCGGGCCTGTCGGACACCGCCCGCTTCTACATCGGCGGCATCCTCAAGCACGCCCCGTCGCTGCTGGCCTTCACCAACCCGACGGTGAACTCGTACCACCGTCTGGTGCCGGGCTTCGAGGCGCCGATCAACCTGGTGTACTCGCAGCGCAACCGCTCCGCGGCCATGCGTATCCCGATCACGGGCTCCAACCCGAAGGCCAAGCGCGTCGAGTTCCGCGCGCCCGACTCCTCCGGCAACCCGTACCTGGCCTTCTCGGCCCTGCTGCTCGCGGGCCTGGACGGCATCAAGAACAAGATCGAGCCGGCCGAGCCGATCGACAAGGACCTGTACGAGCTGGCTCCCGAGGAGCACGCGAACGTCGCCCAGGTCCCGACCTCGCTGAACGCCGTCCTCGACGCCCTTGAGGCCGACCACGAGTTCCTCCTCCAGGGCGACGTGTTCACGTCCGACCTGATCGAGACGTGGATCGACTTCAAGCGCACCAACGAGATCGCGCCGCTCCAGCTGCGTCCGCACCCGCACGAGTTCGAGCTCTACTTCGACGTGTGA
- a CDS encoding RDD family protein, with protein sequence MDNRRVIGSWLSGPREALEEAGADFGYRGEQLGLPESGPNSVARAGRRLGALAVDWAMSVLIAYGLITHGYSQATSNWALGIFFLLSALTVGTVGFTPGKRLFGIRVVALETGTVSPVRALLRTVLLCLAIPALVWDRDGRGLHDRLAKTVEIRI encoded by the coding sequence GTGGACAACAGGCGTGTCATCGGATCATGGCTCTCCGGGCCTCGTGAGGCCTTGGAGGAGGCCGGTGCCGACTTCGGTTACCGGGGGGAACAGCTCGGTCTCCCGGAGAGCGGGCCGAACTCGGTCGCACGGGCCGGCCGGCGCCTCGGCGCCCTCGCCGTGGACTGGGCGATGAGCGTCCTGATCGCATACGGCCTGATCACCCACGGCTACAGCCAGGCGACCAGCAACTGGGCCCTCGGCATCTTCTTCCTCCTGAGCGCCCTCACCGTCGGCACGGTCGGCTTCACCCCGGGCAAGCGCCTGTTCGGCATCCGGGTCGTGGCCCTGGAGACCGGCACGGTCAGTCCGGTGCGCGCGCTGCTGCGCACGGTCCTGCTGTGCCTCGCGATCCCCGCGCTGGTCTGGGACCGGGACGGGCGCGGGCTGCACGACCGGCTCGCCAAGACGGTCGAGATCCGTATCTGA
- a CDS encoding acyl-CoA dehydrogenase family protein: protein MTGDSTQTCTDEALSLSAIVARAPRVAQLAARCAEEAEAARRLTPEVVEALKEAGFARHFVPAAHGGTEGGFEELTHAVGLVGEGCASAAWAASLAAYAGRYAAFLPAAGQAEIWADGPDVLLAGALMPAGQAERVPGGWRLSGEWKYISGVHFADWVLACSVVPGEAVSDGHRGGRPGGGGEVRFFAVPKPDVSVRDSWFTLGMRGTGSDTLVLSEAFVPDHLTLGRSAVHEGRAIGTDARCHIVPMYAVNALPFAAPLVGAARGALRAAHEQTGRRLDRRGNLVRDKPSVQIDLARSAAEVDAAELLVRRTARAADGIDEPGAAEAAVRGPRDLALAVELLVSAVERLFRATGTSGHFESDPVQRFRRDIDTAASHVALSFETTGAAYGAWALGAENPTPAR from the coding sequence ATGACCGGCGACAGCACACAGACGTGTACGGACGAGGCACTGAGCCTCTCGGCGATCGTGGCCCGCGCGCCACGGGTCGCACAGCTCGCGGCGCGGTGCGCCGAGGAGGCGGAGGCCGCGCGGCGGCTCACGCCCGAGGTGGTCGAGGCACTGAAGGAGGCCGGTTTCGCCCGGCACTTCGTGCCCGCGGCCCACGGCGGCACCGAGGGCGGCTTCGAGGAGCTGACCCACGCGGTCGGCCTGGTCGGCGAGGGCTGCGCCTCGGCCGCCTGGGCCGCCTCGCTGGCCGCGTACGCCGGCCGGTACGCCGCGTTCCTGCCCGCCGCCGGGCAGGCGGAGATCTGGGCCGACGGCCCCGACGTCCTGCTGGCCGGAGCGCTCATGCCCGCCGGGCAGGCCGAGCGGGTGCCCGGCGGCTGGCGGCTGAGCGGTGAGTGGAAGTACATCAGCGGGGTGCACTTCGCCGACTGGGTCCTCGCCTGTTCGGTCGTACCGGGTGAGGCCGTTTCGGACGGGCATCGCGGCGGGCGTCCCGGCGGGGGCGGCGAGGTGCGGTTCTTCGCGGTGCCGAAGCCGGACGTCTCGGTCAGGGACAGCTGGTTCACGCTGGGCATGCGCGGGACCGGCAGCGACACCCTGGTCCTCTCCGAGGCTTTCGTGCCCGACCATCTGACCCTCGGCAGATCCGCGGTCCACGAGGGCCGGGCGATCGGCACGGACGCCCGCTGCCACATCGTCCCGATGTACGCCGTGAACGCGCTGCCCTTCGCCGCCCCGCTGGTCGGTGCCGCCCGGGGTGCGCTGCGGGCCGCGCACGAGCAGACCGGGCGGCGTCTGGACCGGCGCGGCAATTTGGTCCGCGACAAGCCGTCGGTGCAGATCGACCTGGCCCGGTCCGCCGCCGAGGTGGACGCCGCCGAACTCCTCGTCCGGCGCACCGCCCGGGCGGCCGACGGCATCGACGAGCCCGGCGCGGCCGAGGCGGCGGTGCGCGGGCCGAGGGATCTGGCGCTGGCCGTGGAACTGCTGGTGTCCGCCGTGGAGCGGCTCTTCCGGGCCACGGGCACCTCGGGGCACTTCGAGTCCGACCCCGTCCAGCGGTTCCGGCGGGACATCGACACGGCGGCCTCCCACGTGGCCCTGTCCTTCGAGACCACCGGCGCGGCCTACGGCGCCTGGGCCCTCGGCGCCGAGAACCCCACCCCGGCCCGCTGA
- a CDS encoding flavin reductase family protein gives MTDGQDVMAAGVTPEEFRDAMARFPSGVVVVTARCEDGTPRGFTASSFCSVSLEPPLVLVCLSDTADSAAVFALCEDFAVSVLAPEHQHLALRFATKGADKFSDRLLRPSPAGLPAVWQAPVQLDCAAYARYPAGDHTILVGRVTGVRLGEGSPMVYCEREFRSLN, from the coding sequence ATGACCGATGGTCAGGATGTGATGGCGGCCGGGGTGACTCCCGAGGAGTTCCGGGACGCCATGGCGCGCTTTCCGTCGGGCGTGGTGGTGGTGACCGCCCGCTGCGAGGACGGCACCCCGCGCGGCTTCACGGCCAGCTCCTTCTGCTCGGTCTCCCTGGAACCGCCGCTGGTCCTGGTGTGTCTGTCGGACACGGCCGACTCGGCGGCGGTCTTCGCGCTCTGCGAGGACTTCGCGGTGAGCGTGCTGGCCCCGGAGCACCAGCATCTGGCGCTGCGGTTCGCCACCAAGGGCGCGGACAAGTTCTCCGACCGCCTGCTGCGGCCGAGCCCCGCCGGGCTGCCCGCGGTGTGGCAGGCGCCGGTCCAGCTGGACTGTGCCGCATACGCGCGTTACCCGGCCGGGGATCACACGATCCTGGTCGGCCGGGTAACGGGAGTGCGGCTGGGCGAGGGGTCGCCGATGGTCTACTGCGAGCGGGAGTTCCGCTCGCTGAACTGA